A genomic segment from Streptosporangium roseum DSM 43021 encodes:
- a CDS encoding helix-turn-helix transcriptional regulator: MTTHARARRVELASFLRSRRDRITPAAVGLPPGLRRRTPGLRREEVALLAGVGVTWYTWLEQGRPINVSAQVLDAISRTLKLDEAEREHLYRLADMPAVPASDVHAALDPEIQHILDQLGPLAASVYNSRYDLLAWNDTYGALFASMTSRPSGTRNALWQIFVTKECCNPVVNREEELPQMVATLRAGFGRHLRDPSWTDFVRRLSAASPEFAAMWATHDVARPGSRMKIFQHSAVGQVRTISTSMALASPPETRMVVYTPMDEESRERIAWIRAHPHVPAVPSHTH, translated from the coding sequence ATGACGACCCACGCGCGTGCCCGCCGTGTCGAGCTCGCGTCCTTCCTGCGCAGCCGCCGCGACCGCATCACCCCCGCCGCGGTGGGCCTGCCCCCGGGGTTGCGCCGCCGTACCCCCGGCCTGCGGCGCGAGGAGGTCGCCCTGCTCGCCGGGGTCGGCGTCACCTGGTACACCTGGCTGGAGCAGGGGCGGCCGATCAACGTCAGCGCGCAGGTGCTCGACGCGATCTCCCGGACGCTCAAGCTGGACGAGGCCGAGCGCGAGCACCTCTACCGGCTCGCCGACATGCCCGCGGTGCCCGCCTCCGACGTCCACGCCGCCCTGGACCCCGAGATCCAGCACATCCTCGACCAGCTCGGCCCGCTGGCCGCCTCCGTCTACAACAGCCGCTACGACCTGCTGGCCTGGAACGACACCTACGGCGCGCTGTTCGCGAGCATGACGTCGCGGCCTTCCGGCACCCGCAACGCGCTGTGGCAGATCTTCGTCACGAAGGAGTGCTGCAACCCGGTGGTCAACCGGGAGGAGGAGCTGCCGCAGATGGTGGCCACCCTCCGGGCGGGGTTCGGACGCCACCTGCGGGACCCCTCCTGGACCGACTTCGTCCGGCGGCTGTCGGCCGCCAGCCCGGAGTTCGCGGCCATGTGGGCCACCCACGACGTGGCCCGGCCGGGGAGCCGTATGAAGATCTTCCAGCATTCCGCGGTCGGGCAGGTGCGCACGATCTCCACGAGCATGGCGCTGGCGTCGCCGCCGGAGACGCGGATGGTGGTCTACACCCCCATGGACGAGGAGAGCCGCGAACGTATCGCCTGGATCAGGGCGCACCCGCACGTCCCGGCCGTGCCCTCGCACACCCACTGA